One stretch of Miscanthus floridulus cultivar M001 chromosome 18, ASM1932011v1, whole genome shotgun sequence DNA includes these proteins:
- the LOC136524011 gene encoding uncharacterized protein, translating into MGSRKEKIRKFIQMEEEDDDELFLVIVPAILECLNEEKRPEHTSEYTGAKKVKEILEGHENWCKSEFHMETRIFKETCNYLRREGLLRDTRGVTVEEQLGMFMYMISHNASNDRLKKTFQHSGETVHRHIRAVFNIIPTLTYRFVKLPTSNQTHPKIATDPRFWPFFRNCIGAIDSTHVPITIAEEKAPPYRNRKGTLSQNVMVACDFNLNFTFISCGWEGSASDAGVLRSAISKGFQVPEGKFYLVDGGYANAPQFLAPYRGVRYHIAEFRRRSSRRREYADHKELFNHRHALLRNHIERAIGILKKRFQILKVGTHHPIESQIKIPAAAAVFHNIIRCLNGDENWLDHQPTYIPESDHVDLPQGDDNHQNDVQSLNLQDHAANVLRDQIAMQMWERYNQSRA; encoded by the exons ATGGGCTCTAGGAAGGAGAAAATTAGAAAATTCATACagatggaagaagaagatgatgatgaattgtttcttGTCATTGTTCCTGCAATACTTGAATGTCTGAATGAAGAGAAGAGGCCAGAGCATACCTCCGAGTATACTGGTGCTAAGAAGGTGAAGGAAATTCTGGAGGGGCACGAGAATTGGTGTAAATCTGAGTTTCATATGGAGACAAGAATATTTAAGGAGACATGCAACTATCTTAGGCGTGAGGGTCTATTGCGTGACACACGAGGTGTTACCGTTGAGGAGCAGCTAGGGATGTTTATGTATATGATTTCACACAATGCTAGCAATGATAGACTGAAGAAAACATTTCAGCATAGTGGTGAAACTGTCCATAGGCACATAAGGGCAGTTTTTAATATCATTCCCACTCTCACATATAGATTTGTGAAGCTTCCTACTTCCAACCAAACTCACCCCAAGATCGCTACGGATCCTAGATTTTGGCCCTTTTTTCGG AATTGTATTGGTGCTATCGACAGCACACATGTGCCTATCACAATTGCAGAAGAGAAAGCCCCCCCATATAGGAATAGGAAAGGCACACTATCTCAGAATGTCATGGTAGCATGTGACTTCAACCTGAACTTcacatttatctcttgtgggtggGAAGGGTCTGCTTCAGATGCTGGAGTTCTTCGATCAGCTATTTCCAAGGGTTTCCAAGTTCCTGAGGGAAAGTTTTATCTTGTGGATGGTGGGTATGCAAATGCACCACAATTCCTGGCGCCTTATCGAGGAGTTAGATATCACATTGCTGAGTTTCGGCGGCGCTCATCTCGAAGAAGAGAATATGCTGATCACAAAGAGCTTTTCAATCATCGTCATGCACTTCTTAGAAACCATATTGAGAGGGCTATTGGGATTCTTAAGAAAAGGTTTCAAATTCTGAAAGTGGGAACACATCATCCCATAGAATCTCAAATAAAAATTCCAGCAGCAGCCGCTGTATTTCATAACATAATTAGATGTCTAAATGGTGACGAGAATTGGCTAGATCACCAACCTACTTATATACCAGAATCTGATCATGTTGATCTGCCACAAGGAGATGATAATCATCAAAATGATGTGCAGTCGCTGAATTTACAAGACCATGCTGCAAACGTCCTAAGAGATCAGATTGCCATGCAAATGTGGGAACGCTACAATCAAAGTCGTGCTTAG